The window CAATCCTTTTTTTTGATTGAGCTATCATAATGGtgtttcttcaagaaaacaCACTATTTAGgatattattcattattgttataCCAATTATCATAATCATATGCCTGCTGCATCCAAACGGGAAGGAAAGCTTGCAAATGCTAGGATATCAATATTATAATTCTAATTATGGAGCCCAAGTGGTTAACCGAAAggaagatttattgaagacCGATATAACAACGAAATTAAGATTTAAAAATTGGTCTCAATCACCATTGAATGATCGAATTAGAAATCAAGAATTTGTCAAGGATAAATTGACTGGATACATATCTAATTTGAACTTAGAGAAGCatcattcaaaatttgCTTCGGGTGGATCGCATAGTCATCGTCAATTAGGTGGGAAAAATGAAGCAGAATTTCATAAGGATTACGATTCATTAGTGAAATGTGAAGATTTACAATACGTTAACACAGTGGAGCATTCTGAATGGAATAAAGTtttagatgatgatttattgaCTTTAAGACGTGATTTGCTTAAAAATAACGATTTTTTGGGAAAAGACATTACAGATCCTAGCGAAAAGAATTGGTCTGAGGaggaaattattaataaacATTGGTTTAGGTTTGGAGGGTCTTCAGTATGGTTAGATAAATACGAATGCCACTTGGTTTTCTCCAGAGTCCTTTATGCTAGAAAGGGTGTAAGAGATCATCCTCACGTTTCCATGATCAGAGCTCAAGCATTTGATAGAGATTGGAATGaaataaaggaaaaaagAATTCCCTATAATGATATTACCCACCCAAAGGATCTTGATttagaattaaaaaaattagatCATGAACTAGGCTTATTTCCTTGTGATTCAATCAAGCATAATACTGAGGAATTTGACGCATGTGTTGTGGAACATACAAAGAGTAAGATTGTTACTgaaaagaggaaagaaaaaatcatGTCTAGATATTTCTTAACTTATCCCACAGTCCTAGATATTAGGTATAGAGCTGCTGGTGATTGGCTAGGGCCTGAGGATCCACATGTAATTGTCAGAAAGacaaaagatattgaagagCCAGTGGTCATTTTTAATATGTATGACGGAGGAGAAGGAGCTAGAAGAGTGTTTTCATTTATGCCCAGTAGGAAAAATAcaccattattgaaatttaacATTAATGATTCTGGTCGTAAATTCAATAGTTGGGAGAAAAATTGGACTCCCTTTTTCCATCAACATCTTGCCGAAAGTGCGTTTTCCAGAGGCTCCattcatttcatttataCATTTTCACCCTTggagattttgaaatgttcGTTGAATGATGGTGTTTGTTCCATGGTATTTGAGGCGAAGACTTTGGATTTATCAaaggataataaatttggtgGTTGGAGAGGCGGTACACAGTATATTCCGTTACCTGAAGTGTTACCGCAAGTGAAgaataaacaaatatggGTTGGGTTCCCCAAATTACATATTGATCGTTGTGGATGTGGTTTAAAATTTTACCGACCTATGTTGAGTTTACTTGTGGAAAGTAATGGTGCATATCATCAAGAGTTGGCCGTCCCGgatattgattttgatatGGATGTTCTATCATGGGATCAAAAGGGGACACATTGTGGTCAATTAAATGTGTTGAGTCCCAATGCCATTTCCTATTGGGAGGTGGCTAGTCAAGCACATCATTCTAAGAAATATGAGGATTATATGGCTCTTTCTTTCAGTGAAGCGGATGCTAACACGAGAGTAATTGTGTTAAGAGGtatattgaattatatCCTTGAAATATATGAGAAGAAGGCCATTATGGAAGATTTTGAAGTCAGTAGTAAATCTGATTTAATCATTGGACGAACATTGAAATGTGTCGTGCAAAAAGCGAAAGAAGATTGTAAGGCGTATGGTAAATCACATCCAGAACCAAAGAAGGATTGAACATTGAATGAATAATCAGATGAGGAATTTTATAAGATGGTGATTTGTTAGACAAAAGAGTTTGTTAAGAGCAATTATCAAAAACGAATTGTATGCAGCTTTTTAAAATACGATTTCTTTCTCACagttattttgaaaattaagATTGCATTACTACTATAGAGGGATCTTTTTATCTTAAGGACTAAATGATATATTGTACATAATTATTTAGTAAGTTTTTCTAcaacttcaaaatatcgTATTCAGGGCCCAGTGGGACAATACCGTTAGGGTTGAGGTTCCTCATAGCATGAGTGTAGAGAAGTTTAATATGATTAAAATTGGTGGTATTTCTGAAGGCAGGATAATTCCAGTACAAGTTTCTCATCCataaatgaatataatagTAGTCGTCTCTGACCAGTCTGTAGTTTAGTTTAAAATGAACAGCGTAGATAGAGTCAAACCGAATCATAGTAACAAATAATCTAATGTCGCTTTCAGTGATTTGGTTaccaaacaagaaaaacTTTTTAAGAATTTTATCCTCATTTGAAGCACCATAATCCTTTACCAATTCGTCGTGAACACCCTTTAaccttctttcaattttatccaTATCTTCGAAGAAGTTGACTAAATTTCCTTCGTAAACTGTTTGCTTTTCTGCTAAGCCGACATTATAAACGGCATCATTAATGTGGGTAAATAACCAACTGTTGTAATCTTTTATTTCCGATGATAGCTGGTCAGGAATTATATCAATAGTATCCTTCGTTTCgtcaaaatcattaaatgCTGTATTTAAAATTTCCGGAATTTGATCCCAATCGTTGTTAACAATAGTTTTGGTTTTCAAATCCCACAAAATAGGCCACATGTATTCTCCCTTGTAGGCTTTGTTTGTCATATCATAAAGCTCTTTAATTTGTGTGACACCATAATGAGGGTCAAAAGTGCCATCCCTAAATAATCTACTGCTGGAGACATCAATATCACCCAAAGGAGAGGAGGTATCATCTTTGGAGCACAAAATACCACCATCAATCGTATAAGCGTTGTCCCCTAAATCAGTACCTCTATCATCTAACAGTTTCCAACCTTTCTGTTCATCCAATTTCCAATGGACCACACTGACACCAATAACGTTCGTTAAGTTTTTCAATGCTCTAGTAATCCAGATACGTTGAGCAAAAGGACAGCCAGCAGATAAATAGAGCCAATATCTACCCTTCTCAGGCTGATATGTTGGATGGTTcttagaaatattttcatgAAACATTGTAATGgacatttttctttgagTTTGTTATTTGTTAATGTTTGTTATTCATGGttcaaatattaataaGGAAAGTAAATGGGAAAAAGAGGCTATAACTTTTACATTTAGTGTCCATTATATACAGACCTGCCTTCGAGGCAACTATAGTTCCTGTCATACTGGGAAATGATTTGCATACGTAAGCGTGTTACTTACCTAAGCAAAAAGATTTGACTAAGCGAAAATTACTCAGCTTTTTCGGACTCAAACAAAAGATAATCTCTGACATTATTAATCAATATCTACATTTTCTCGAGCATATCGTTACATATTATAAAACCTAAGCATAACCTACCACAAAAGTGTTTCTGACTAATATCTTATGAGGAATTACCGAGTAAGCTCGTAATGGTTTGGCAATATGTACTTTTATGGACAACAAAGTGAAGATATATGATTTTGCTGCTTCTATTTCCCTGAAAATGGGTAAAACTTCAAGATTTTTTCTGAAATAAAGTTGCCACCAGTTTAGTGTGACTCGAATGATGAAATAATTGCTGCCAGATAATTATCGCTTCTTTATTCATAGAGACactttttgaagaaaaaaacatttACTTacatgaaaaaaaaatctagtgaaagaatattgaattCTGATAGTAAACATTACTTATCGCAAATTTGACTCAAAAGAAAGTGCCCTTATGTACTAGGAATGACAACACTATTAGGTTGTGAGTAAAAATCCCAAGATAAATATCTTCCATGGCTCTTCTTACACATCCTAATATTCTGTTAAAGAACATTCTGATGGCAGAGATCTCTTAgaatccattgatgaaGGTAAAGACTTTAGACTTGTTTTTTCAtaaaaatcaaaagattattcaacaaTAATGCCATTCAACCAATTCGTTTCGtacaaattttaaaacaatcATGCCAGATAAGAGAACTGAGTATATTTTTAACCTTATAATAAATAGTGTAGGGAATGTAAATGATGCTAGAACATTAAGACAAACAGAATAGTTAATGACACGAAAATAACCTAAAGCTCGTAGATTATTATAGTCAAGTAAGAAAGGACAACCATCAAGAGATTTGTTTGGGCTGTTTTGGAAACCATATGTATAGGAATCGGTAACATTTTATACATAGGATTTATATCTTGCAAAGACCATAATCTATCatattaaaatttaatatttcaataataacaactaCCTACTCTTACCAAGTATATACTATACTCAGTCATATTcttaaatttcaaagttatcattaaaataaaaaattagatttattgcattaaatcttgaaatttatgTATTAAGTAAAATATAGAGGGGtcattaaaaattaaaattactTTCTACCAAACATCTTCTTGAACAATGGCTTGTCATCCTTTTGGAATTCATCCATGTTAACATCGGCACCTCTTCTTGAAGATGGAACCCAATTTGGTGATTTCCATGGCAAGACACCATCTTCCCATAATTCGTTAACTTCTTCTAAAGTCAAACCCTTCATTTCTGgaacgaagaagaagacatAGAAGTAACCAAAGACCATACAGCCCATGAAGACGTAACCATAGTAGAAGTTAATAGCACCAGTAATAAATGGAgtgaagaaggaaattaagaaattccaGAACCAGTTACAACCATTAGCTAAAGCCATACCCTTTGGCTTAATTCTCAATGGGAAAGCTTCAGAGACAACAATCCAACAAATTGGAGCCCAGGTACAAGCaaaacagaaaataaagaaacatGAGAAACAAATCATACAGTTACCAGCACCCTTAGAGGAGTTAGTATCCTTATGCTTAATACCATCTGGGTATAGACGAGTAACACCGACAGAGGCGTAGACAACGTAACAACAGACCATGGCAGCGGCACCCCACATTAAACACTTACGACGACCGAAACGATCAACGACATATAAGGCGACAAAAGTGGAGGCAAAGTTAACAACACCAAAGACAATAGCAGTTTGGTAAGAATCCTTCATACCGACAGCTTGGAAAATAACAGTACCATAGTAGAAGAAATAGTTACAACCAGTCAATTGTTGTAGACATTGTAGCATACAACACataaataatctttgaatGTTCTTACCCTTGGTGGAAAATAATTCACCCCATGAGGCATTACCAGCTAATCTTTCAGCTTCCACACCTGCTAGAATCAAATCAACTTCACCTTGAACGGCTGGATCATCGATAGAAACCTTGTTAGATGTAGCAATAGATCTCTTAGCTTCTTCCATCTTACCAACTTCAACCAAATAACGTGGAGATTCTGGGACGAAGAACATGGCAGCGATCATAAACAAACACCAAGCAAAGGAAAGACCTAATGGAACTCTCCATTGGACGGAGTTACTGTACTTCTTGGTACCGTAATTAGTACAATCACCTAAGAAAATACCAGCAGTAACCATTAATTGATACATGGAACCCAAAGTACCTCTTAAATGTTTTGGAGAAACTTCAGATAACAACATTGGGgagaaaatggaaatagCACCGACACCTAAACCTGAAATAATTCTAccaatgaaatattggtACCATTTGTTAATGGAAgcaatttgaataataataccaatcatgaaaatgataacgACAACAACCAAGGCCATCTTACGACCAATTCTGTTAGCCAAGTCACCAAGAATCAAACAACCGAATAAACCACCAATGTTAAAGATAGAAACAACTAAACCAGTTCTGACGTTAGAGAAATAATGAGTACCATCATGATGATGTTGACCAAATCTTCTCAAATAATCTGGATGAGCTAAGAAACCACCAATGGTACCAGTATCCCAACCGGAAATGAAACCACCAAAACCAATCATACAACAGAAAATGGAGATTGTTGCATAAGCGGAAGCAGGcttctttggaatttctACAACGGCTTCATTGGCATCTTCACCGTTTTCACCGTTTTCTTTAAAACTATCGTTTTCATCCTTAATGGAGTGATCTGATAGGACGGATTGTGAACCAGAGTTCTCAGGAACTTCTGGTGTAGTAGCAGGGTTTTCAGCAACTTCTGACATAATTTATTTACCCTTCTAGATGATCAGTAATTTACTGTTTGGATAATTAAgtgaaaatggaaaacaaaagaataagaaaGGAAGACAAACTGATATAATGACagaatgatgaaaatgtaGCAtcattttatatatttttcagaCTCGAGCAAATTTTGCTATTATCCTTTCGTAGGgattcaagaatttttcaaaagacaCCTGTCGTCTCGAAGTCTGAACACAAACAAGGAACGCAGGGGACGTGCCAGGATACGTACGGACATATTAGAATGTCCTGGACGTAATGTGAGGATGGGGGGGTACGCGGGGAGGGAGTAGTTGTGTGGGGAAGCTGGAGAAACTGGTGATGCCAAActgaaataaaataaacGTATTTCCCCAGACACCGTGGGTCTGGATTAATTGAGTAATGTTCCGTAGTTGTCTGTTGCTGAGAAGACGTCGTACCCCTTCCCCAGCCAGTGACACATACGGATAAAACTCTGTCGTTGCTTTTCCCATTCGCGCAGACATTTTTTTCGGGATTGGCCTAAAAGCTGGAGTGGAAAGGGCACACGGAAAAAAGTCAGCTCATTTTTTCTCGGTTTGGGCCCCAAATGTCGCGACACACGCAGGGTTCGGACTTATATTTCTGCTCAAATGTCCGGACATTCTAATTTGGGAAAGAAACAACCAGGAGATTTGTCGCCTATAGCAGCTATACGTGTTCGAGGGATGAGCTCTCTTCAACTGTTTAGTGGGACTCGAGTTTCTAGAAGCTGGGAAAGTGATGGAGTTACGGACTCAAGAACCTTGACATTGTTTGTTTTGTCTATGACAAAAGCTAAAGGCTAATAACCCGTTTGGGCTTGTTTCTAAAAACTTGTTTTCTTATTCGTAATACCAGGGAGCACTCTACAGATGTTTCTTGCAACAAACTTTCTGTGTAAGTTATGGGGCACGTAGAAACGTGGGTTCTGGGCCCATCGCTTGAACAGTTTTGTCATAGATCATCCCTTATAATTGGAGAATATCATCCTTGGAAAATTCATTGTATATGCATGTCAAGAGATGTCAATAATTCTCGGCACTATAATTAGTACCTTTACAATTGAATCTTACGATATTTCTTATAGCTATACGTAATCGCGGTTCCCCGACGTAAGGCTGCATCTGTTGAAAATTCATTTCCACGTCAAGAAGGACACTTtataattcaaatcattcCTCAAAACCATGTAAATTTCTTACAAATCGAAAAGCAACAAAgtaaaacaatatttttccGATATGCTTTAAGCACGATGTTGTTAGTAGATTCCTTCtatattgaaagatgagAAAGCTATGCCACTTCTAACTGAATAACTCCCTTTGTGATATAGTAACACTGTGGTCGTGGTAACTTACAACCAGATAATCCAtgtcatatttttttgtttttgatgTACGCTGTATAATGAGGGGGGGACATATTcgaaaaataaaatatggTTTATACACTGCCATGACTATTAATAAGTTATTACATCAAACCATGTTCAGATCAATAACTTATTTGCTCCGTTTTTCACAGGacaatatatttgaaattgttagTTAAAAGGAACAACTACCTAGTTCTAAATTGCACACTTCAACTGAAATATCTCATTCTGAAAAAAAgtatataatataaattACCAAAGACCTCGTGAAGTTCATGAGGTATTCGTAGAGTTCCACTACTCGTAAATGAGCAAGCTACATTTTTAAAAACAACAACTGGAATGATTAGCAAAGTAGATTCACTGCTCATCTAAGCAACTGCTtaagaggaagaggaacGGATGGTTAggttttggaaaattacaaaatattaatacTTTGTAATTGTCCGGATGTTATATGACGACCACACTTATCTGATTATGCGTTCTGCCGAAAATCATTCCGAGCTTGTCAAACAAATAAGTACACAACCTAGTCACGTATGCACACTTGGTATCTTGCTCTGACAAAAAGACAACTTCTATTAGTCTTGTCGAAGATTCACGATGTCTCTCGGACAATTTCCCGGGGCATTGATAATTTTGCATTACGTATgtaaaacaaataatgcgagaaagaaataacaCCCACTCTATGTAACCAAATGAgtcattaaataatttattttttttaactGTCAAAGTCTTAAATAGAATATCATTAAATAGTTTATATAACACATGAGATTATACAAAATAATCATTGAGCCATTGTCTTGTTCGTTTCCAACCCTTCAAATgatccaaattttcatttaattctaTTATTTCCTTTGTTGGAATGTATCTATCAGTAACAAAGTCCATGTCTTCCAATTTAACAAATCTATCTCTCTTGTAAAGCCACCATATTATGAAACAGAATGGGAAAACAAATAGATCCAAATAATatgagaagaaattggtaaCATCCCATGGATCAAACGCAGACCAACCTTGCACTAAAATGATGAAGGTGACAAAAATGACAAGGAAGTAAGGACCATATGGATAAGTCCAATTCTTATACCTTAGTTCATGAGTCTTCCCCTGTTTTTCTAATCCCTTTCTGAATCTAATTGAAGTGATACCGATACATAACCAAGCAATTTGATTAGAAACACCGACAATGTTTTGCAACCAAGTCCAGACGGTACCTGCACCAATAAATGAGGCACCAAAACATAGTAGACCAATGGATGATGTTATTAATACTGAAACGTATGGGACCTTATATCTATTTGTTCTAGAAacaattttctttggtAGGAAACCTTCTAGACCCATATTGTACATGACACGACTTCCTGCAAACAAGGCATGGTTACAAGCACTAATGACACTTGTCATGATGACAGCATTCATAAATGAACCAGCAGCTTTAGTACCGGCCATTTGGAAAACTAATGTGAAGGGGGATGTCACCACAGATTTAGTATCTAAACCTGGATAATCGTATGGAATATTCATGGCGATGAAGAAAGTGGAACCGACATAAAACACAAGGATTCTCCAAAACACGGTCTTAACGATTTTTGGTGTATTTCTTAATGGGTTTGCAGCTTCACCGTTGGTTAAAGTAATTGATTCAGTACCACCATAAGCAAAACTTGCACTTACGAACAACGATGCGAAACCTTTGAATCCATCCACAAATGGAGCTTCTCCATGattccaatttttgaaaccGATATATTCATGTTGTGGATTGTGACCTACGTTTACGACGATGGAAAggataaagaagatgataatagCGATGACTTTTAACATGGCTAGCCAATATTCTGCCTCCCCATAAAATCTAACATGTATGACATTTAATAGTACGACAAGGaaccaaaataataaagatgcAGCCCAATATGGGAAACCTGAGGCTTCTGTGTCCCAGTAGTCCATGACTAATTGTAGAGCAGTCATATCACTTGCCACTGACACAGCGTCATTAAACCAATAATTCCACATTAGAGCACATGCAAATGATTCGGAACCGAATTTTTTAGCATACGAACAAAATGACCCACTAATTGGCATATAAGTAGACATTTCACCTAGACATAATAATGTCAGGTATACTACACCACCCATGATGGTATAATTCATAAATAAAGAAGCTGGACCACCTTGATATAGTGATTTGGCTGTGGACAGATAAAGACCAGTCCCAATAACCCCCGCGATGGAGATCATATTGATGTGACGAGGTTTCAAAGCTCTCTGTAGATCCTCACGGATATTTGCTTCAGGATCATAATCTTCCTCTGTGGTGAGCGATGGATCTAGTTCGACGACGACTTCGTTCTTTTTGGGAGGCGTGTTGAGACCCTTGTAGTAATCCTCCTCGGGTATATATCCGGATGCGCTGGACTCAGACATTGACATTCTGGAAGATGCAAGTTGTATGGGAATatgaatataatataatttgtttgtttatttgaGTTTCTTACAAGCAACAAGAGTAGATTACAGAGATTATTACGATCCAAGGATCTTGTCACAGCTGTTATATATGAACTTGCCCTTCCCTGCCGTGAGCAGCTTCTTTGTCATGGATGGCTCCGTTGTGGAAGCCTGAAAGTCTTTTTCAGTGCCAGCTGTGATATACACGGCGTCTACCCCGCGGCAACTGTGGCGTCAAAAACTGTGGCGGTGTCCATTAGGTAAGCCTGACTGAGTATAATAGCACCATTATGCTTACCAATCCGGTCATTCTCGAGGAAGTATGCACATCCGAAAAGACACGGAAGGGTTGTCCACAACTCCGAAACGTCTGTCAAGGGAAACGTCATATTGAATGTGGCTGCGTATTGTGTCGCCACAGTCCACAAACAACTAAAACAGCAACATCTATTCTCTTCGAGTTTGTACCTGTTTCCACAGATGCGCTGCAGTAACTGATCTACTTCTCCACTCAAGCATGTTACTGCTTCCACACCAAAGTCATTTCGAAGGCCTGCATTTTCTTCATGCATTGGAGCTCAGACAATATGACTCCAGGAGAAAGAACTATCGAGTGAAAAAAAGTGCGTACTGCAGGGTTGCATCCGAATTAGTCACCACCACATTGTTTAAAGTGCAAACCTTATTTAGAATCGGCTACCACACTTACTCCTCCAAAAAATGAAGTTAAAACCTTTTGTTTtagaatgaaattttattttttagGTTTGAGCAAGAATATGTTCTATACATTTTTAATGCAAAATAATTCTACGACAAATCGAACGGCTTGTTTAGAAACCATCTTAGTCTTGCACAGTGCAATCACGGAATGAGAAATACTACAACTCTATATTCAAAAAGGTTGGTGGTTAACTAAATCTGAGGGACTCTCCTCAGAAGGTGTTTAGGCTGAGTTTTGCAACTATCATATTTAGTCAGTCCTTCGCATTTTTGGGAATTTCCCCGTATTACTTTCTGAGTAACGtcagaaaagaaaaactttTAAGCGACGGATCAAAAAGCTCATACAAATTGGATTTGggatttcaattttgataGTTGCATTTCTCTCTCGAACgcacaattgaaaaaaaacggacaattggaaaacaaACTGAAAAATGATAGTAGCAACTTTTTGGAAATCTCCTTATTTAAAAGTTTGATCTATAAAAGACCTACAAATGTATAGCAAGTAACtttagaaaaaattatttgttaataTCTCtaatatattgaaataaacaactcaaaataaaacaataatgaCTTTTGATAGCAATTTAAGTATAACCTATATTGGTACTGCCACAACCATCATTGAAATCGATGGAGCCCGGTTTTTAACTGATCCAGCTTTCGATAATGCTACCACCTATGATATGGGTATTGCCGTCCTTGAAAAGACATTAGACCCAGGTCTTAAGATTGAACAGCTACCACCCATCGATGCTATCTTATTAAGTCACGAGGATCATCCTGATAATTTGGATGCTACAGGAAGAACATTGTTACCTGGGCGCCGTATTTTGACTACCATGGATGGTGCTAAGAATTTATCTTTATATCCTGGGGTTTCTGGCTTGAAACCATGGGAGACTATTGCAATAGAGCTTGGTGGTAAGAATTTCACCATCACAGCCACTCCATGCGAACATATGCTAGGTGGGGAGGTTATTGGTTTTCTCTTACATACGAATTCCCTCGGTACTGGTGTCAATGGTTTGCCTAACGTTATTTATTTTGGAGGTGATACTATCTACATTAAGGAATTGGAACAGATCGGTGAGAAATATAATGTCAAGTCATTTATTTGTAACCTAGGCGTTGCTTATGGTCCTCCAGATGGTAAAATTCACAAGGAACCTTATAAGATTACCATGTCTGGGAAAGATGCAGCCAATCTATCTAAGAAGATTGGTGCCGATGTTATTATTCCAGTTCACTTTGAAGAGTGGACACACTTCCAGCAAGGTAGAGAAGCTTTACAAAAAGATTTCGAAGAGGAAGGTTGTTTAGAGAAAGTAGTGTGGTTAGAAAGAGGTAAGACAACCAAGATTTTTTAGTTTATAATGACATTATATGAATTGTAAGTACTAATGTATCACTACTAATCGTATTATTAAGGTAAGTATGAGAACTTTCAGTTTAACTTTTCTACAAATGCTTCTTTGGCCATATCTATCAGAAGGTCCAGTTCACCACTATTCTCACACATGTTGTAGAAAATACTCTTCTTATTTAGCAATAGAGAATAAGGATGATCATACTCTTTCACCTCCCCTGCATCCATTACCAAAATCTTGTCATAATCGATAACCGATCTCAAACGATGTGCAATTGTCAAAATAGTGCTACTATTAAACTCCTTTCTAATcgtttcttgaattttggCATCAGAGTTGTAATCAATTGATGCAGTCGCTTCATCTAGAAGCATAATCTTAGGACTTCTTAATAACGAACGTGCTAAGCAAACCAATTGTCTTTGTCCCTGTGATAAATTAGAGCCACCTTCACTGATCTCATTGtttaaatttaagaatttgTTTACATTTTGcgatgaaattgattctgTTTCAATATTCGATGACACATCCTCAGGAACCAGATTAACACGTCTCAATGCTGTAAAcatatcttcatcagaaTATTCTCCATACGGATCTAAATTGGATTTAATTGTCCCCGTAAACAATGTTGGATCTTGAGGAATAATGTTAATTGAACGACGGagtttattcaaatttatcgATGTGATGTCAATATTATCAATCTTAATGTAACCTGTTTCAGGATCCAAAAATCTAAATAAAGCCGTGATTATTGTAGATTTCCCAGCACCAGTTCTACCAACAATACCAATTTTAGCTTTGGGTGCAACTGTAAACGTGACATTTTTAATTACTCTTGGCAACCCTTCGGCATAACGTAATGACAAATCACAAACCTCGATTTTACCTTCCTGGGGCCACTCAGGTGGTGGAGTACAAGTAGCGTCTTCATATGGCTCTTGTTCTATTTTCATGTATTCCTTTAATCTTTCCACAGAATTCATATTCATTTCAACATTAGAATATAATCTAACCAACCATAAGGCTCCTTCTGTGAAAGAAATAGCATACGTTAAAGAAATACCTGCCATACCAGCatcaatattcttaatattcCAGATAATAAATGAACCCGATCCAAAAACAACCAATGCACCCACCATATCGATTCTAAACGATAACCAACGATTTGCCACCCATAAATAGAAAAATGGTCTATTGTTCTCATCGATCTTAGACAAGTTTTCTTGCATAAATCTACCTTCATCACCGAAGGCACGGATGGTGGTGACACCAACCAAGGTTTCTGAGAAATGTTGATAAATAGGGGACTTGGTGATTGAATCAAAACGTTTGAATTCTCTGGAGGCCGCCAAGTAAAAATAACCAATGAGGTAATATAAACCAGTGACAAGAATGGCCACAGACAAAAACTGAGGAGTAATAAAGGTAATCAATAGGATAGTGGTCACACAACTTACAAGAGAATAAAAGGCACCTTGAACGACTGGAGCCAATTCTTGATCGATAGCCTCAATATCCTTAGAAAAACGATTCATGATCCTCCCAATAGGAGTAGAATCAAAGAATCTCAGTTTGGAATGCATTACTTTTTTCAGTAGGTCGATAAAAAT is drawn from Naumovozyma castellii chromosome 10, complete genome and contains these coding sequences:
- the NCAS0J00100 gene encoding uncharacterized protein, whose amino-acid sequence is MVFLQENTLFRILFIIVIPIIIIICLLHPNGKESLQMLGYQYYNSNYGAQVVNRKEDLLKTDITTKLRFKNWSQSPLNDRIRNQEFVKDKLTGYISNLNLEKHHSKFASGGSHSHRQLGGKNEAEFHKDYDSLVKCEDLQYVNTVEHSEWNKVLDDDLLTLRRDLLKNNDFLGKDITDPSEKNWSEEEIINKHWFRFGGSSVWLDKYECHLVFSRVLYARKGVRDHPHVSMIRAQAFDRDWNEIKEKRIPYNDITHPKDLDLELKKLDHELGLFPCDSIKHNTEEFDACVVEHTKSKIVTEKRKEKIMSRYFLTYPTVLDIRYRAAGDWLGPEDPHVIVRKTKDIEEPVVIFNMYDGGEGARRVFSFMPSRKNTPLLKFNINDSGRKFNSWEKNWTPFFHQHLAESAFSRGSIHFIYTFSPLEILKCSLNDGVCSMVFEAKTLDLSKDNKFGGWRGGTQYIPLPEVLPQVKNKQIWVGFPKLHIDRCGCGLKFYRPMLSLLVESNGAYHQELAVPDIDFDMDVLSWDQKGTHCGQLNVLSPNAISYWEVASQAHHSKKYEDYMALSFSEADANTRVIVLRGILNYILEIYEKKAIMEDFEVSSKSDLIIGRTLKCVVQKAKEDCKAYGKSHPEPKKD
- the NCAS0J00130 gene encoding uncharacterized protein, producing the protein MQNYQCPGKLSERHRESSTRLIEVVFLSEQDTKCAYVTRLCTYLFDKLGMIFGRTHNQISVVVI
- the NCAS0J00120 gene encoding sugar porter family MFS transporter encodes the protein MSEVAENPATTPEVPENSGSQSVLSDHSIKDENDSFKENGENGEDANEAVVEIPKKPASAYATISIFCCMIGFGGFISGWDTGTIGGFLAHPDYLRRFGQHHHDGTHYFSNVRTGLVVSIFNIGGLFGCLILGDLANRIGRKMALVVVVIIFMIGIIIQIASINKWYQYFIGRIISGLGVGAISIFSPMLLSEVSPKHLRGTLGSMYQLMVTAGIFLGDCTNYGTKKYSNSVQWRVPLGLSFAWCLFMIAAMFFVPESPRYLVEVGKMEEAKRSIATSNKVSIDDPAVQGEVDLILAGVEAERLAGNASWGELFSTKGKNIQRLFMCCMLQCLQQLTGCNYFFYYGTVIFQAVGMKDSYQTAIVFGVVNFASTFVALYVVDRFGRRKCLMWGAAAMVCCYVVYASVGVTRLYPDGIKHKDTNSSKGAGNCMICFSCFFIFCFACTWAPICWIVVSEAFPLRIKPKGMALANGCNWFWNFLISFFTPFITGAINFYYGYVFMGCMVFGYFYVFFFVPEMKGLTLEEVNELWEDGVLPWKSPNWVPSSRRGADVNMDEFQKDDKPLFKKMFGRK
- the NCAS0J00110 gene encoding uncharacterized protein; translated protein: MSITMFHENISKNHPTYQPEKGRYWLYLSAGCPFAQRIWITRALKNLTNVIGVSVVHWKLDEQKGWKLLDDRGTDLGDNAYTIDGGILCSKDDTSSPLGDIDVSSSRLFRDGTFDPHYGVTQIKELYDMTNKAYKGEYMWPILWDLKTKTIVNNDWDQIPEILNTAFNDFDETKDTIDIIPDQLSSEIKDYNSWLFTHINDAVYNVGLAEKQTVYEGNLVNFFEDMDKIERRLKGVHDELVKDYGASNEDKILKKFFLFGNQITESDIRLFVTMIRFDSIYAVHFKLNYRLVRDDYYYIHLWMRNLYWNYPAFRNTTNFNHIKLLYTHAMRNLNPNGIVPLGPEYDILKL